A stretch of DNA from Candidatus Bathyarchaeota archaeon:
TTAGAAAATCTAAAAGGAGATAAGCTTGACTTCACGTTTATCTTAAATGATAGTCGTTTGTCTTTATAGTCTATTGTTGTGAATTGAAAATTTATAAAACAAGTCTTCTTAACATTTTTTTAATTCTGTCAAAGATTTTGTTAGATAGATTACTAAAAATTTGAATCTGGGACTTTATTATTTTTTATTAGATGAGCGATTTCTATGAAAAAATTATTAAATGAACTACAATATTTAATTTTAAGGTATTACACCTATGTCAGAAATTAAATTCAATGAATCAGAATTGAACAATTTAGACATACATAAGTCGACAGAGGATTTACTTAAATTAGTAGTTACTTTTTTTTGTAGCAGAAATTGTAATCCTGAAGATCACCAAGACACTGACAAATTACTGAATAAAATATTAGAACACATTGAAAAAAATGGGTTAACTTATAACCAACTTAATGAGTTCCTGCTTTTAGCTAAACAAGACCCAATAGGAAAGGGATTTTTTGAATATTTTTTCAAGAAAAATCCTGACTCTGATATTATCTCAGTCGATGAATTAAAAGAAGGAATAAATTCCTTTAGAGGTTACTCACTATTAACATTTGGAAATTTTAGATATGCATATAATCATCTAAATAGAAAAGACAAAGAGGATATTAAAACTGAACTCGAACCTTATTCAACATCGAGTTCGTATCTTGAAAATTGTTATAAAAATCGTCATTCTAAAATGCTCGAAATTGAGAAAATTCCCCGAGATAGAACATGGTTTATCGGATACATTACTGAAAAAGCTCTTTCCAAGGAGACAGAATTTTCTGAAAAATTAAAAGAATCTATAGAAAAAGGTCAAAATGATTACGCGTTCGAAAAGGTGGAGATTGAAGATTTTAGAAAAACACTTTTTAAGCTGGAACAAAATAGGCGCTTAACTGTAAAAACGGCACTTGAAAACACTAAAATCTATTTGACCTGGGATTATTTGGATGTTTATTTTGCAACCTCAATGAGAAATAAATGGGAATTTGAGGATACATGGGATTTTACTAAAGAAGTTTTTGAAAATGATGACCTTAAAAATTTGCACGTTAGATATTTTGATCCAACTCAGTCAAAATGTAATAATCCTAGAGAAAAAGGACTAGTAGAAGGCTTGATGCTAAAAAGGTCAAAATGCACAATTTATTTGGCTCAAGAAAATGATACGATGGGAAAAGATTCTGAATTAGCCGCAACTCTTGCGCAGGGAAAACCAGTAATTGCTTATGTCCCACGCATAGATGTAAAAAACCATTCTACTAAAATCAAAAAATATCCATTAATTTATTTCAAAAATCGATTAAATATGTTAATTGATGAAGATTCCCTTGATGCCGCAACTAGACAAAAAATCAAGAATTATGATGATAATTATGACCAAACAATAAACTCTTTTCGTGATGAACTTCTTGATTACCTTGATAAACAACCTTTTAGGCTCTGGGATGCAAAAAATGATGACTTCAAAAGAAATATTGAAAACTTCGATAAAGTTTGTATGATTATCTCTATTGCTGAACATGATTATTTTGAAAACAGAGCTAAATTATTAAACGGAAGACATCCTCTTTCTATGCAGATTAATTTACAAAATGGAGTTGCAAATGGCGTTTTGGTTGTTAGAAACGCAAAGGAATGTGGGTGCTTATTATATAATTTACTTGTAAATAAAATTGATTTTGAAATACAACATAAGAAGGAAGGTTATACGATCCTCGAAGAAAAAATATCCAAATCTCCCTTTAGGGTTATTATAAATAATGAACATTTGACTAATGCATTTTGGAATTTATTTTTCTTTGAGGGTTAATTTAAAATATTTGGAATTCTAAATAATTGAAAAGGTGGCAAATGTGACGTTCCTCAAAAAGAAATCTGGTCCAACTGATTTAAGCTGGGATGAAAAAAATCCAAAAGTTTATGTTTCTAAACCTTCTGGAGCAATAAAACGCCTAATTAAAGAATTTAGTGAGGATTAATACATTTTCCATTAATTAAATTTGGTAAAGAAATTCCTGATTTTTATCAAATCGATCTTTTTTATTATTTTTTTGTTTTATCATTTAAACTGGGAATTTGTTGAGGTTTTTTGAAAAACATTAAAATGTCCCATTCATATTCAGCAAATTTCACAAATATTAAATAACATTTGACGTTATTGTCGTCTATTGTTAGTTTCTCCTTTTCTGGATTGTAATTAATTGCTGTTTTTACGGCAAATTCGTCATAAAGACTGATTTGAGCATTTGCTGTTTTTGTTGGAGAAAATTTTGGTTCTCATGTCCGCTGCGATTTATGTCATTAAAACGGCGTTGCGTTTTTGGCTTTTTTATTTTATTTTTTCTGAAAATTTTTTGTTCTATTCTTCACTTATATTAATATTTAATCTAACGAATCTGCAAGTTCCATCCTCAAATATTTTATTAAAGCATCATTAATTCTTAATGCTTTACTTTATACAAATTTAAGTTTTACAGTGCACCCGTGATTGCATTCAATATAGTAAACGCCATATATGCTGTGTTGAACAGAGCTAATTACGAAGTGATTAGCAATGGATGATCCAATTAAATATCTTGAATCTCGGCTGAAGGTTATGTGTTTAGCTGAACTTAAAGAGTATCAGAAAATTTTGGATGAAAAAATTAAACACAAAATTGACATGACTGCACCTAACGATCAGATTGCCCCTTTGATACTGTACCGTGGTGTAGTTGAACACGAAATGAAAACAAGAATGAACACAATGAAAAGTCAGTAAACCACGTTTTTTAACTCATTTTTTGTGATCGCATTTTTTATTTCCCTTGCAATTCTTCTGCCCATGTACATTCCTTCACCGTATTTCAGATACGCATAAGGTGAAGTTCCCACCCCTACGTTGCTGCCTGCAACTATTCTTGCAGAAATCTCAAAAGTGTAAATTTTAAGGTCATCAGTGATTACAGTTTCTAAACAGTAGGGTCCAATAAGTCCGGGAGGCGCAATTTGTTTGGAAACTTTGACTACATTTTCTGCCATGGTCAAAATTTCTGGAAGAAGGGATTCACGTGCCACTATAGGGAAATTGCCTACTACCGTGTAGGTGGGATTAACGTTGATTTCTAGTTGTTCATGAGCAGGAATTTTTCCAATGCTGTCAACAGTGGTTTCGTAACGCCTGTCCATTCCTAAAAGTTCAACTTCTTGTGTCAATGGCGAATAAAAATAAAGAGGATACACGTTCACCCCAATGATATATTCTTGAAAATGAATGCTTTCCAAATCTTCTTTACTCAGATGTCCACGTTTAACCATATCTTCAGCTTTCTTATGGAACACTTGAGGGGATTCTACTAAAAAGTAGCCTTTTCCACCTTTCGCTCCTGGAAACTTGGCGATAACTAATCTATCGATATCTTCCGGATTATCAAAAGTTGCGGGCAACCTTAAACCTGCCCGTTGCAGCCATTCTCGTTGTTTTTCTCGATCAGTTTCCCAGTACAAAAGTTCCCTGTTACCAAACAGAGGAACTTCTAACTTGTCAAGCATCTGATCTGTTCCAACATACGCATTAAACGAACCGTGGGGAATCAAAATTGTGTTTTCTTCTTTTAATTTCTCTTGAACTGGTGCATCCAAAAATTCACTGTAATCGTCGATGGAAATAATCCGGTCAGCTAAAGGAAACC
This window harbors:
- a CDS encoding formate--phosphoribosylaminoimidazolecarboxamide ligase, whose translation is MPKTQIDATLADYDPKDITIGTIGSHSALNIFKGAKEEGFKTVCVCKKENEIIYKRFPLADRIISIDDYSEFLDAPVQEKLKEENTILIPHGSFNAYVGTDQMLDKLEVPLFGNRELLYWETDREKQREWLQRAGLRLPATFDNPEDIDRLVIAKFPGAKGGKGYFLVESPQVFHKKAEDMVKRGHLSKEDLESIHFQEYIIGVNVYPLYFYSPLTQEVELLGMDRRYETTVDSIGKIPAHEQLEINVNPTYTVVGNFPIVARESLLPEILTMAENVVKVSKQIAPPGLIGPYCLETVITDDLKIYTFEISARIVAGSNVGVGTSPYAYLKYGEGMYMGRRIAREIKNAITKNELKNVVY